The Rissa tridactyla isolate bRisTri1 chromosome 24, bRisTri1.patW.cur.20221130, whole genome shotgun sequence genome has a window encoding:
- the FIGNL2 gene encoding fidgetin-like protein 2, whose translation MHWSPEHAQSLNQWPEQHLDVSSTTSSPAHKSDLYPSTRQRFNYAWANDDISALTASNLLKRYAEKYSGVLDAPYERPALSGYGDGAFGPVNGQKGDGEPWPVAHGSDGAYPLTPIHDGLPGTKGVVPPAIPPGGGAIGLGGSPVVSANLADPMYPGNSCGGATASSGGLGSSQEYPSGYGSTYLPSSYCTQPAAALPPTHPSGLLQPPHPSPALVPGYGSSGPMYNYATGSYPPQPGYGTIHPPHPSASYLPSGIAAPTPIPAPPPAARPPGVPGYGYQGAGLAPLAVPPLGTEAAGALKRKAFDISGGEDEGEGRYRKYSYEQPKSPYPMSDNGECRGNGFSGSAESPQVAFKPGKRPAGAGNTEEHAGKYGGQPMKSMVSPPYSAGDAPLQPAEPFEKFSPPLANGERVAEPGPPFPLRLPQKAPVFGSPPVEEQPKNVDPLVLELVNTKIVERGPPVQWTDIAGQVSVKATIEEELVWPILRPGAYTGASRPPRTILLFGPRGTGKTLLSRCISTQLGSTLLKLSGTTLLSTWKAEAEKILQTVFFVASCRQPAVVLITEAESLLVARAGEDGSQVSNLKSQLLSYLDNVATSSEQNVVIIGTTSRPGSMDEASHRRFAKRFYISPPDSIARRQILHHALAQQSSCLSEREMASLVQHTESFSGSELVQLCQHAGATTLHGLPGQIQPTSYQDFEKAFCKVRPAASQKELDLFLEWDKMYGTRH comes from the coding sequence ATGCACTGGTCACCAGAGCATGCCCAGTCCCTGAACCAGTGGCCGGAGCAGCACCTCGACgtctcctccaccacctcctcgcCAGCCCACAAGTCCGACCTCTACCCCAGCACCCGCCAGCGCTTCAACTACGCCTGGGCCAACGACGACATCTCGGCGCTCACCGCCTCCAACCTCCTCAAGAGGTACGCCGAGAAGTACTCGGGGGTGCTGGACGCGCCCTACGAGCGCCCGGCGCTGAGTGGCTACGGGGATGGAGCCTTCGGGCCAGTTAACGGGCAGAAGGGGGATGGGGAGCCCTGGCCGGTGGCCCACGGCTCCGATGGCGCCTACCCCCTGACCCCCATCCACGATGGCCTCCCTGGCACCAAGGGGGTGGTGCCGCCCGCCAtcccgcccggcggcggcgccaTCGGGCTCGGCGGCTCCCCCGTGGTGTCCGCCAACCTCGCCGATCCCATGTACCCCGGCAACTCCTGCGGAGGAGCCACCGCCAGCTCTGGTGGGCTTGGGTCATCTCAGGAGTACCCCTCAGGCTACGGCAGCACGTACTTGCCCTCCAGCTACTgcacccagccagcagcagcgctcccccccacacacccctcggggctcctgcagcccccacacCCCTCGCCCGCCCTGGTGCCGGGCTACGGCTCCTCCGGCCCCATGTACAACTACGCCACCGGCAGCTACCCACCGCAACCGGGCTACGGGACCATCCACCCGCCCCATCCCTCCGCGTCCTACCTGCCCTCTGGCATCGCGGCAcccacccccatcccagccccaccaccTGCCGCCCGCCCCCCTGGGGTCCCCGGCTATGGCTACCAGGGTGCCGGCTTGGCCCCCCTGGCTGTGCCGCCCCTGGGCACCGAGGCGGCGGGTGCCCTGAAGAGGAAGGCTTTCGACATCTCCGGCGGGGAGGACGAGGGGGAGGGCAGGTATAGGAAATACAGCTACGAGCAGCCAAAGTCTCCCTACCCCATGTCAGACAACGGTGAGTGCCGGGGCAACGGGTTCAGCGGCAGCGCTGAGTCCCCCCAGGTGGCCTTCAAGCCCGGGAAGCGGCCGGCGGGAGCTGGGAACACCGAGGAGCACGCCGGCAAGTATGGTGGGCAGCCGATGAAGAGTATGGTCTCACCGCCCTACAGCGCTGGGGATGCTCCGCTGCAGCCGGCAGAGCCCTTTGAGAAGTTCAGCCCCCCCCTCGCCAATGGGGAGCGGGTGGCCGAGCCAGGACCCCCCTTCCCGCTGCGGCTGCCCCAAAAAGCTCCAGTCTTTGGCAGCCCACCGGTGGAGGAGCAACCCAAGAATGTCGACCCCCTGGTCTTGGAGCTGGTGAACACCAAGATCGTGGAGCGGGGGCCGCCCGTGCAGTGGACAGACATTGCTGGGCAGGTCTCCGTGAAGGCCACCATCGAGGAGGAGCTGGTGTGGCCCATCCTGCGTCCCGGCGCCTACACTGGGGCGAGCCGGCCGCCCCGAACCATCCTGCTGTTCGGTCCCCGCGGCACGGGGAAGACCCTGCTGAGCCGGTGCATCTCCACCCAGCTGGGCTCCACCTTGCTGAAGCTCAGTGGGACGACCCTGCTCTCCACCTGGAAAGCCGAAGCTGAGAAGATCCTGCAGACCGTCTTCTTCGTGGCCAGCTGCCGGCAGCCTGCAGTCGTGCTCATCACTGAGGCCGAGTCCTTGCTGGTGGCCCGGGCTGGCGAGGACGGCAGCCAGGTGAGCAACCTCAAGTCCCAGCTCCTCTCCTACCTGGACAACGTGGCTACCTCATCCGAGCAGAACGTGGTCATCATCGGGACCACCTCCCGGCCTGGCAGCATGGACGAAGCTTCCCACCGGCGCTTCGCCAAGCGGTTCTACATCTCCCCGCCGGACAGCATCGCCCGGCGGCAGATCCTCCATCACGCCCTGGCTCAGCAGAGCTCCTGCCTGAGCGAGCGGGAGATGGCCTCCCTGGTGCAGCACACGGAGAGCTTCTCGGGCAGTGAGCTGGTCCAGCTCTGCCAGCACGCCGGGGCCACCACGCTGCACGGTTTGCCGGGCCAGATCCAGCCCACCTCCTACCAGGACTTCGAGAAGGCCTTCTGCAAGGTCCGCCCCGCTGCCTCCCAGAAGGAGCTGGACTTGTTCCTGGAGTGGGATAAAATGTACGGCACCAGGCACTGA